gaccgGGGGCCCAAGTgctctttggtgacgtggttgattacgttactgttgatcatctgtccatcgtcttataaagcccgccctgaaaatttgattggtccgaacagcttctgttcggacatagtttctccccaacggagcgatgcCAGACTGAACTTCcagacctcaaatgttgtgggccgggctaagttcgtctggcatccaggctacttatcttcattaatttcattttaattttatattattttcacaTAACTCCTTAAAGTCACATAACTTTTATCTCTGTAATTTGAATTAATGTggtcgtttaaaaaaaaaaaaccttcattcCACTTCTTTCTCTATTTTATTAGTCCCCTAAACGTTGAGATGTTCACCCTCTGGATGATATGTCATCAGTGCTATTTTCTCAATAAGCTCAATCAGTCGAACTCCAAATCTGCAGTAAGATGAGTTCCGCTCCATCCAGCAGCTAGTCTGGCAAACCCACTAACAAAGCCAGGCAAAGCAAGAGCAGAGGCAATCAATTCCTAAATATGTTGGAATCTGTTGACCAATCCCAACAGTGGGGGCCAGCTGAACAGCAGACGAGACCAGGTGTAATCAGTAAGGGGGAGTAGTATGAGAAAGAGATGCGTATTTTGGCCAGTGAATTGTGTGGGCAGGCTGATGCTTCCTAGGAGCATTACTTGCTACAGGTCTGCTCccactggagacattttttttttcaaaacaactGTAGTTTCAGTTTTAAATAATGCTTAGTCTTACAAATTAGAGATTTCATAGTTAAAGACACCACCTTAACGACTAATAACACCACTTTGTGTGTGGAGAAGGCCTTGTCTCTGCAGATTAGTAAGAAATGTATTACTGTTTTTTACAGAGCTCTGAACTCTAATTCTCCTCTTACCTCATAAACCACCAAGCAAGCTTGGGAGAAAGATCTAGGCGTTGCTATAGATGATGCTGACTGGCAGGAAGTCTGGTCTCAGGCCATGAACATTTCTGTGTGTAACCGCACCAAATCCATACAGTTCAGAATTGTACATCGCACGCATATAACACCTGTTGTCAAGAACAAAATGGATGCTAAGATCTCCCCGCTCTGCTGGAAATGCAACTCTGAGACTGGTTATTATGTCCACTGCCTCTGGTCATGTGTGAAATTACAAAACTACTGGTCTAGTATTGTGATTGAACTGACTGTTATCTTTGGTGTCCCAATACGGATGGACTCTATGTGCCTGATACTTGGTCTCCCGGATGGTCGGATCACTGACAGTAAACACAGGAGACTTTTCAATATACTGTCTTTTGCTGCTAGAAAGAACATTCTACTCTTCTGGAACAAGAATGTTGCTCCAACAAAAAAGTCATGGCACAACATTGTTATGTACTGCATTCCTAGTGAATACATCACGTGCATGCTTCATTCCAAAATAGATGCCTTCTATAAGGTCTGGGACCCTTACTTGCAGCATATTGGGCCAACACTGTCATCTTCCTTGCTTCGTGGATTTCCCAGATCAGCCTAGCCTGTCTTTGTGACTTTGTCTTAAGTGGTTACGTGCACCTTGTAGCCTCGCTATGTTTGAATGCTCTGTATTGATTCCTAGCTGGACTCTGCCTTGTCTTGATGTGGGGGAAGtagggggaggggggcgggtTGGAAAATGTGCCCactgtcatttatttttattttcttaattaattTACTGTATCCACATGCccacattcagttttttttcttccttttctgtcGTGTCTGAGCAGCtctgtatgttttgtgttatgagaaaatgtaataaaaatattattaaaaaaaataaaaaatacaaaaataaaataaaataatgcttAGTAATGTCCTTAAACAGCAGGTTTTTATCATATGGCAATCAAACAGGAGGGAATAGTGCTTTTGTGGGGGAATATGTTTACTTTAGGATCCTTTTTGGGGATGTCGTTAGCATTAATATACTAAAGCTGAAGTCAATCAACTTTAACCTCCGCAATTGTCTCATCTGAAAACGTATGATATGTGTCCCAAAAACAATATTCCTCAAGGGCATTTTTATATCGGCTTAGGGGCATTGGGGTTGTATTGGTTTCAGTTTGTATGTACTCTGTAAGTGTATGAGGCCTGTGTCTTTCAGGAGAGCCTGTGTTGTTGGATGAGCATACAGCAACCTCCTACCTGTCGCGCACACTGCTTTATAACAGCTGGGACTTTGAGCTGTTGGTGTCTGACGATTTGGAGAGGGAGTGTaaggaggagatgtgcagccGTGAGGAGGCCAGAGAGGTGTTTGAGGACGACACTCAAACGGTAATGCGGCTTGTTGTCACTGTCCCCCTTTTCCATAACAATTGAAagtagacaatttttttttcaaagttgcCGATCTGAAGACTTTTCGGGTGGTGAACACTGCCTGAACATTTGTGTTACAACTGTGTGAACAGTACCAAGAATATTTTAAAGAGACTAAGAAATAATTGTgagctttcaatttaatttacttCTCCTCTAATGAAGCATCTTTGAATGGTTTTCAATTATCACTACAATCTGAGTAGAGAGAACTATTTATGCATGCAACTGATTAATAACTCCTAATGTGTCTTTTATCCAGCTCTATTGAAACTATATCATTCAATTTTCTTTTGCATCCATTTTTAGGAAATATTTTGGACCAACTATGTCAACAGTCAAGGTAATGGTTTATAGGATTAATACTATCCATGACCGTCATTTACGGGCTTTGGTATTGGGTTCATCGACTGTGATAGCGTTTTCATATTAAAGATATATttggaccaataaatgtatcttattattattattattatttttattgcattgCTTATATTATACTTATTTTAACTGCTTGTTTAAACTGTCCACTGACGAATTACTGAAGGAAGTTGGCATACTACCTACCAAAGAGTGTACCTGAAACCAGTTTAAGAGCAAGAGCTCACGACGCTAAAaaatcgtttaaaaaaaaaaacaatgtttcgATAGTAattattcttgttttttaaGCGTATGCTCCCAGATTGGATGTGTCGGGAGTGGTGGCAGGTATCCTGGCTGTCCTAGTGTCTGCTGTTATTGCCACTGTCCTGGGAATATACTTCTACAAAGCTAAAAAGAAGGATGGCCAGACGTCAGCCCAGTAAGTTTACCCAGATGTGtaacatttgaaaacaaattgCAAATTGAAATCAGATTTATGATACTCATAGTCCCTCAAGGATTAGAATAGGCTTTTGAGAGCCGAGGAAAATCTTAGTCCAAAGGTTATACAGAGTAGTTCGCAAGTGAACCCTCAGCAGAGCCACATTAATCACATTGAGAAGCGACCGCTGGGAACATGCGGTTCAGCTTTGTTTTTGAGTAATGCAGTATATGCATCACTTTGTACTGGATTAATATGTAGGGTGAATTTCTGGAACAACAATGAATCCAAGTCATTGCCACTTCCCAGAGCTCCGCTGATGTATCCGAGTTCAAGTCCCTAGCTCAGGCCTCCTTAATGAAGTCAGAAGAAACCTGACCAGCCAGACATTCTACAAATGTCGATATTGGGTGCTTGAAGCCCGGAGGGAGCAAAACATTTCCATGGAAATAGTTAGTGGTGATGGGGGATTTAAACTTCTGATGTCCCTTTCTCTCCAAAGTGCAAAGACCCAGGTTAGACAccagtgttgccacagttacttcaaaaaagtaacttagttactttacagattactttattttaaaagtaactaagttagattacaagttactttattagttacattcagcaactgccgacaacacccctgCCGCCCTAAAACGGTTTTaccaacactcactttattagaaaccGCCGAAGAGGGCCCCCGCGCGatcggagggttcccccagcggacACCGTAGTTGAGGTgttccgcgagaagggcccgacactcgtccagagtcgctgccgccgaccgccgtacacGGTCCCCtacaaccggtccccgccttccgcaccgccgacggacaccgcccgcGGCCcaagagaaaggaagaaagcccccgcaccagcaaCGCCATGAGGCGCCGCTgacgaggacctcccccccccccaaaaaaaaacgtaGGGGCAACactatatattaaataattttccacggcacacctgacgatctctcacggcacactagtgtgccgcggaaCGCTGGGTGAAAATCACTGGGCTACATGACTTCACTCTTAGAGACGcaagaagaaatcaaatatatattttactattgatgacaaaatagtaacgcactgtgacttggacaagtaactttaatctgattactggtttgaaaatagtaacgcgttagattactcgttactgaaaaaagtggtcagattagagtaacgcgttaccggcatcactgctaGACACTAGGTGCCCAGCGAGCCAACTTTATCGGATTTAATGTTCTCAAGAATTCATCAGGGTAAAGTTCAATTGAATTGACTTGTCGATGAGGGCAGAGCTGGAAAAATAAAGGAAGTGAGGAATTTTTAACAGCAGAGGCCTCAAGTTGCAGCAATAAAGGGCCCCTCTCCGCCTCTGCACCTCAGCCATTCCAGTAGGTAAGCCCTGGAGTTAGCTGCCCAATAGTAGTGTTTTAGAATTGGCAAACCAAGACCACCCTTTTTATTGGGCGTATGTATGTGAGACTTGGATATCCTGTGTGATGTGTAACCCCATATGAATGGAATCCCGTTTGAGCCaaaatgttataaataaataaatagataaataaataaggctATGGAATAAACcctgaaataaaacaatcagGCAACAAATATagcataatataaatatataactgaAATGAATTTCAAAAgatgacatttatttatttcactgtacttttatttcataatgccacatttatttatttcatgggacttttatttcattatgccACATTTATTTCACTGCTCTATTTATTACCATACTAATATGCAAATGACGGTTAGGATCCATTGATGTGAGGTAATCGGTCcggttgtttaaataaataaatactgcttGGACACTGGTGCGTGATTCTGCGTGATGGATACACGCGAagggaaggatgaggaggaaacgaGGGTTCAGCAATGTCTGATCAGTTAATATAGATTCTATTGATCTATGATCTCTGATCTTTGTGCTGAATAGAGTCCAGTATTCCACAGATCGATCAACCGACGGAAGCGAACCATCCCAGTACAAACACAAGcatttaataataattctgTTAAATTCTATAGATCggagacatcacagctgtctctgGATTTAATAACCCCGCAGTTTTGGATGATTAAAATACGAACAGACAATGCAAAAAGTTCCCTCACATTctgagaagtttttttttttgcctccaccTTTGAAttggatcttttttttatttcaggctcTGTTCTTTCTATCatactcactctcacacattgtATTatccaaagcagcagcagactatcagtgtattttctttattagtgacatcgcTGTTGTCCCATAAAAtcgctcttcctcttctcatcgcttgatgccgtgactctgtcaggactcacggtggaaacccattagTCAGCAGCacaatttaatattcatgatgtgctttgcattgatcatGGTTGAAAGTGGATTTGTGGAGGGCGGacttggaggcagatccacgtacgacgattccaggtggactgtgatttataaagtgaacattgcgttcaggtgtgcgtgcgcactgttttataaatcgAAATTTTCTTTTGCATacgccatttccggcttttgtgcacacatacactttTAGTATCAATCCCACGCacttttttataaatgagaccccagttcttttctccagcaccaccatcaccaccaaaatattcaattgtattgtattgtaaacAATCTGGGAAACCCCTTTATTTTTATCAAACAAATTTGCTTTCACATTTACTGACATTATTCGTGTTTGTTTTGGACTTGAGTCTGAACTGGTTCATCTCTATCAGAAATATTTCTTATGCACAAGTACTTTGAAAAtagacacattttccattatttacaaaactgtttcttctaatcaaattgtaaaaactgttatttttcagatttttctgaTGTTCCCCATTACGTGGCACTTCTGtacgtcctgggagagggatcgcTCACATtaggctctctctgaggtttctactagtttttccttactcttgttcaTGTTTAAGGGCAGAGGTTGTCGCACCTTCTTAAGccatatgagacaaattgtgatttgtgaatatcaatcaaatttatttgtatagcccatattcacaaatcacgattcgtctcatagggctttaacatggtgtgacatcctctgttcttaacccttagcaagagtaaggaaaaactactaataACCCTTTTAatagggtaaaaatacgtaaaAAAcgcagagagagccacatgtgaggg
Above is a genomic segment from Pleuronectes platessa chromosome 16, fPlePla1.1, whole genome shotgun sequence containing:
- the prrg2 gene encoding transmembrane gamma-carboxyglutamic acid protein 2; amino-acid sequence: MAAIPEVWIPALSLLQLAHCAVTSRHAQGEPVLLDEHTATSYLSRTLLYNSWDFELLVSDDLERECKEEMCSREEAREVFEDDTQTEIFWTNYVNSQAYAPRLDVSGVVAGILAVLVSAVIATVLGIYFYKAKKKDGQTSAQAPVRMAADGRPAPEMVPLAGITAPGLPSYNEALNRSGQHDAPPPPYSGGAPSEPADPGDNE